In Astatotilapia calliptera chromosome 16, fAstCal1.2, whole genome shotgun sequence, one genomic interval encodes:
- the acod1 gene encoding cis-aconitate decarboxylase isoform X1, whose product MLRKGITESFGAGIHALNTSQLTDGVINRSKRMMLDTLGVGLLGTRTAVFNKALKYSQLFTSRERSSVWGQSDIILPPHYAAFVNGIAVHSMDFDDTWHPATHPSGAVLPALLALAETLPSQPSGLDLLLAFNVGIEVQGRLLRFSKEAYNIPERFHPPSVVGVMGSAAASAKLLGLSPEQCIHALAIAASSAGAPLANAATQTKPLHIGNAARGGLEAARLAQIGLKGNPAILDLDRGLGVYYKDYSPSAMADSAVRAYKWILEDQDVAFKRIPAHLGMHWVVDAALAAREKLQNAVGKFDLSQIRHVTLRVPPSKYVNCPLPATEHQARHSFQFNACTALLDNKVTVASFGDAQIGRSALKELLGKVSLETPEDNLPSFDKMYCEVEIATHQGPSYTARCDTFYGHWRKPLTLKHLVDKFSVNASSVLCTEGVEGVIDVIGNIERVADCSILGSYLRMTSNQEHLDRMRIL is encoded by the exons ATGCTTCGCAAG GGTATCACAGAGAGCTTTGGAGCTGGGATCCATGCCCTCAACACctcacagctgacagatggtgTGATTAACAGGAGCAAAAGGATGATGCTGGACACCCTCGGTGTCGGACTATTAGGAACCAGAACAGCTGTCTTCAATAAGGCTCTGAAGTACAGTCAG TTGTTCACATCGCGGGAAAGGAGCAGCGTTTGGGGTCAATCAGATATAATTCTGCCTCCTCATTACGCTGCATTTGTTAATGGCATCGCT GTTCACTCCATGGACTTTGACGACACTTGGCACCCTGCGACTCATCCCTCGGGCGCTGTCCTACCTGCGCTGCTGGCCCTGGCAGAGACACTTCCCAGCCAGCCCTCTGGTCTGGATCTCCTGCTAGCCTTCAATGTTGGCATTGAAGTTCAAGGCAGACTGTTGAGGTTCTCCAAAGAAGCCTACAACATCCCTGAAAG ATTCCACCCTCCCAGTGTTGTTGGAGTGATGGGCAGCGCTGCAGCCTCGGCTAAGCTCCTCGGTCTGTCCCCTGAACAGTGCATTCATGCTCTTGCCATAGCAGCCTCCTCTGCTGGGGCGCCTTTAGCCAACGCTGCCACACAGACCAAACCTCTCCACATTGGAAACGCTGCTCGGGGAGGCCTAGAGGCCGCTCGGCTGGCCCAGATAGGACTGAAGGGAAATCCAGCCATACTGGATTTGGACAGAGGGCTTGGTGTTTACTACAAAGACTACAGTCCCTCCGCTATGGCGGATTCTGCTGTGAGAGCATATAAATGGATTCTGGAAGATCAGGACGTGGCATTCAAACGCATCCCCGCTCACCTCGGGATGCACTGGGTTGTCGATGCAGCTCTAGCAGCCCGGGAAAAGCTCCAAAACGCAGTCGGCAAATTTGACCTCAGCCAGATCCGGCATGTCACACTTCGGGTGCCTCCATCCAAGTACGTTAACTGCCCGTTACCTGCCACAGAACACCAAGCCAGGCACTCGTTCCAGTTCAACGCCTGCACCGCACTGCTGGATAACAAGGTGACCGTGGCGTCTTTCGGCGACGCTCAAATCGGCCGATCCGCTCTGAAGGAGCTCCTGGGCAAAGTCAGCTTGGAGACGCCGGAAGATAACCTGCCCAGTTTTGACAAGATGTACTGCGAGGTCGAGATAGCGACGCACCAGGGGCCGAGCTACACAGCCAGATGTGACACTTTCTACGGCCACTGGCGGAAGCCGCTGACTCTGAAGCACCTGGTGGATAAGTTCAGTGTGAATGCTTCGTCTGTGCTGTGCACAGAGGGAGTGGAGGGGGTCATTGATGTTATAGGAAACATTGAAAGGGTGGCAGATTGCTCAATATTGGGTTCATATCTGAGAATGACAAGTAATCAAGAGCACCTGGACAGAATGAGGATTTTGTAA
- the acod1 gene encoding cis-aconitate decarboxylase isoform X2, with amino-acid sequence MLRKGITESFGAGIHALNTSQLTDGVINRSKRMMLDTLGVGLLGTRTAVFNKALKYSQVHSMDFDDTWHPATHPSGAVLPALLALAETLPSQPSGLDLLLAFNVGIEVQGRLLRFSKEAYNIPERFHPPSVVGVMGSAAASAKLLGLSPEQCIHALAIAASSAGAPLANAATQTKPLHIGNAARGGLEAARLAQIGLKGNPAILDLDRGLGVYYKDYSPSAMADSAVRAYKWILEDQDVAFKRIPAHLGMHWVVDAALAAREKLQNAVGKFDLSQIRHVTLRVPPSKYVNCPLPATEHQARHSFQFNACTALLDNKVTVASFGDAQIGRSALKELLGKVSLETPEDNLPSFDKMYCEVEIATHQGPSYTARCDTFYGHWRKPLTLKHLVDKFSVNASSVLCTEGVEGVIDVIGNIERVADCSILGSYLRMTSNQEHLDRMRIL; translated from the exons ATGCTTCGCAAG GGTATCACAGAGAGCTTTGGAGCTGGGATCCATGCCCTCAACACctcacagctgacagatggtgTGATTAACAGGAGCAAAAGGATGATGCTGGACACCCTCGGTGTCGGACTATTAGGAACCAGAACAGCTGTCTTCAATAAGGCTCTGAAGTACAGTCAG GTTCACTCCATGGACTTTGACGACACTTGGCACCCTGCGACTCATCCCTCGGGCGCTGTCCTACCTGCGCTGCTGGCCCTGGCAGAGACACTTCCCAGCCAGCCCTCTGGTCTGGATCTCCTGCTAGCCTTCAATGTTGGCATTGAAGTTCAAGGCAGACTGTTGAGGTTCTCCAAAGAAGCCTACAACATCCCTGAAAG ATTCCACCCTCCCAGTGTTGTTGGAGTGATGGGCAGCGCTGCAGCCTCGGCTAAGCTCCTCGGTCTGTCCCCTGAACAGTGCATTCATGCTCTTGCCATAGCAGCCTCCTCTGCTGGGGCGCCTTTAGCCAACGCTGCCACACAGACCAAACCTCTCCACATTGGAAACGCTGCTCGGGGAGGCCTAGAGGCCGCTCGGCTGGCCCAGATAGGACTGAAGGGAAATCCAGCCATACTGGATTTGGACAGAGGGCTTGGTGTTTACTACAAAGACTACAGTCCCTCCGCTATGGCGGATTCTGCTGTGAGAGCATATAAATGGATTCTGGAAGATCAGGACGTGGCATTCAAACGCATCCCCGCTCACCTCGGGATGCACTGGGTTGTCGATGCAGCTCTAGCAGCCCGGGAAAAGCTCCAAAACGCAGTCGGCAAATTTGACCTCAGCCAGATCCGGCATGTCACACTTCGGGTGCCTCCATCCAAGTACGTTAACTGCCCGTTACCTGCCACAGAACACCAAGCCAGGCACTCGTTCCAGTTCAACGCCTGCACCGCACTGCTGGATAACAAGGTGACCGTGGCGTCTTTCGGCGACGCTCAAATCGGCCGATCCGCTCTGAAGGAGCTCCTGGGCAAAGTCAGCTTGGAGACGCCGGAAGATAACCTGCCCAGTTTTGACAAGATGTACTGCGAGGTCGAGATAGCGACGCACCAGGGGCCGAGCTACACAGCCAGATGTGACACTTTCTACGGCCACTGGCGGAAGCCGCTGACTCTGAAGCACCTGGTGGATAAGTTCAGTGTGAATGCTTCGTCTGTGCTGTGCACAGAGGGAGTGGAGGGGGTCATTGATGTTATAGGAAACATTGAAAGGGTGGCAGATTGCTCAATATTGGGTTCATATCTGAGAATGACAAGTAATCAAGAGCACCTGGACAGAATGAGGATTTTGTAA
- the LOC113008074 gene encoding glutamine amidotransferase-like class 1 domain-containing protein 3A, mitochondrial, with amino-acid sequence MLSLLQHCGRNLLTARTLQTVSSSYYSAQMGKRVAVVLAGCGVYDGSEIHEASAVLVHLSRGGATVNMFAPNIDQMHVVDHLKGAPSQEKRNVLVESARLARGNIQDLSKLSVKEHEAVIFPGGFGAAKNLCTWAVQGKDCSVNDEVKAALQAFHSEGKPIGLCCISPVLAAKVIPGCEVTVGIEKDDKYPDTADTAAAINQLGCKHVSKGVGESHVDEKNKLVTTCAFMCNAPIHEIFDGIGSMVQGVLKLA; translated from the exons ATGCTCAGTCTTCTGCAGCACTGTGGTCGCAACTTACTGACAGCTAGGACCCTCCAGACCGTGAGCAGCAGTTATTATTCAGCGCAGATGGGCAAACGCGTGGCTGTGGTGCTGGCGGGCTGCGGCGTCTATGACGGCAGCGAGATCCACGAGGCCTCCGCTGTTTTGGTCCATCTGAGCAGAGGGGGTGCGACT GTGAACATGTTCGCACCCAATATTGACCAGATGCATGTGGTAGATCACCTGAAAGGTGCGCCTTCTCAGGAAAAGAGGAATGTGCTGGTGGAGAGCGCAAGGCTGGCCCGTGGAAACATCCAGGATCTGTCTAAGCTCAGCGTGAAAGAGCACGAGGCTGTTATTTTCCCAG GCGGCTTTGGAGCTGCGAAGAATCTCTGTACGTGGGCAGTGCAGGGCAAGGACTGCTCTGTAAATGACGAGGTCAAGGCTGCTCTGCAGGCGTTCCACAGCGAAGGCAAACCCATCGGCCTCTGCTGCATCTCACCTGTGCTGGCTGCCAAAGTGATCCCTGGGTGTGAGGTCACCGTCGGCATCGAAAAGGACGACAA GTATCCAGACACCGCTGACACTGCAGCGGCCATCAACCAGCTGGGCTGCAAGCACGTGAGCAAGGGCGTCGGCGAGAGCCACGTGGACGAAAAGAACAAGCTGGTCACCACCTGTGCCTTCATGTGCAACGCTCCGATCCACGAGATATTTGATGGAATCGGATCGATGGTCCAGGGCGTCCTGAAACTCGCCTGA